In a genomic window of Trichoderma atroviride chromosome 4, complete sequence:
- a CDS encoding uncharacterized protein (EggNog:ENOG41), producing the protein MSRSNGSSLFGWNSKATPTAEGELDKPPVPEPRSNQAARDRARNSRRQPTETPSGGGRVAGHASKSEGQAARDSHVTSTRDLKSQLQQQESLINDLLAKVQSSEMKVQSSEIEVQQLQTALGQARQQAGVITDLSDKLLAAEAEIRQLQTKEQTLRDFMLHNANDQGSSEQAVINQYTRLGQSIHKLAMSKTYHVERSTSFASQGIWPQNDNLGALWEASSRPTRLLILRAAIFQTLHSKILSHEVFDVHGTDTHLVTDLAKVLGQFERTIVHQGGLSTFKCIKAAGLEGTDFGVQVAQDMYDVFSPLIAAEATQEEQTNLRRIIIDLCQEASALRLLMRKSREPYECWLMARGPLKDKLHLCDSFGEVAGDSTQTESLISFTLVGALVRYERFGSEEPRVLEKAQVIVTSN; encoded by the exons ATGTCACGATCTAATGGCAGTTCGCTCTTTGGCTGGAATAGCAAGGCAACGCCAACGGCGGAAGGTGAACTTGACAAGCCTCCTGTTCCGGAACCACGGTCCAACCAGGCAGCTCGGGATAGAGCTCGAAATAGTCGTCGTCAACCAACCGAAACTCCTAGTGGCGGAGGCAGGGTTGCTGGACATGCGTCGAAATCTGAG GGCCAAGCCGCGCGCGACTCCCATGTCACCAGCACTCGCGACCTGAAatctcagctgcagcagcaggaatcTTTGATAAACGACCTCTTGGCCAAGGTGCAAAGTTCCGAGATGAAGGTGCAAAGTTCCGAGATTGAGGTTCAACAATTGCAGACAGCACTTGGACAAGCAAGACAACAAGCAGGGGTGATTACTGACCTCTCAGACAAACTGCTGGCCGCCGAGGCTGAGATTCGACAACTACAAACTAAAGAGCAAACCTTGCGAGACTTTATGCTTCACAATGCCAATGACCAGGGCAGCAGCGAGCAAGCCGTGATAAACCAGTACACACGACTTGGCCAGAGCATCCATAAGCTTGCCATGAGCAAGACGTACCACGTAGAGCGAAGCACCTCTTTCGCCAGCCAAGGCATTTGGCCACAGAATGACAATCTTGGCGCCTTGTGGGAAGCCTCCTCTCGGCCAACCCGTCTACTAATTCTACGAGCGGCCATCTTTCAAACTTTGCATAGCAAGATCCTAAGCCATGAGGTGTTCGATGTCCACGGGACAGACACACACCTAGTCACAGATCTGGCCAAAGTATTGGGCCAGTTCGAGCGCACCATTGTCCATCAAGGGGG ACTGTCCACTTTCAAGTGTATCAAAGCTGCCGGATTAGAAGGCACGGACTTTGGCGTCCAAGTTGCGCAAGACATGTACGACGTGTTTTCGCCCCTCATAGCGGCGGAGGCCACGCAAGAGGAACAGACCAATCTTCGTCGCATCATTATAGACCTCTGCCAGGAGGCATCAGCCCTGCGGCTCCTGATGCGCAAATCTCGTGAGCCGTACGAATGCTGGTTGATGGCAAGGGGCCCACTCAAGGACAAACTGCATCTGTGTGACAGCTTCGGGGAAGTGGCTGGTGATTCAACGCAGACGGAAAGCCTCATTTCCTTCACGCTTGTAGGTGCTTTGGTCAGGTATGAGAGGTTTGGCAGTGAGGAGCCGAGAGTATTGGAGAAGGCTCAGGTTATTGTGACAAGCAACTAG
- a CDS encoding uncharacterized protein (EggNog:ENOG41) translates to MTSASSPGSANRLIIALDFGTTYSGIAYAFSNDKVGLPVSIDNWPGEEGRRPVKIPTLAYYDSSDSSKFSWGAKAGASASRVAAVKLLLDPSQPRPKYLPDLDAEVPAVWSDAAKNATLQAAELAGLNPVHLIKEPEAAALWTTKQLDIALLPDDAFVVCDAGGGTVDLISYQVEETLPHIRVKELVPGTGGLAGSLGLNQRFDDAVRRLVGKEQWRVLQSSKGYNYAAKYFDRDVKRNFMNREDDEYFVSFPMAKLRNDPDRGLESNCWAMAREDTKVIFDPIIQEVLSLIEGQVEGAKAKLGGKSPKYIFLVGGFGASLYLLQRVVEKYPDIQVLQPPEAWAAIAKGAALYKMSNRAIVTSSSATRHYGVSTWGLYDESRDRGQPTLPFKDDTIRTEIMQWYINIGDDLLRHRQIKFPFCRKLDEGYTSDGLRFTDHLYECENDPAPVHPLKVGTFRINCTITSDFSGAPRDKFVKKTNKCGQVYYELSYDLVLTLDGALMKLSLEMDGQSYGSVEAKYHI, encoded by the exons ATGACATCGGCTTCGTCTCCCGGCAGTGCCAACAGACTTATTATCGCTTTGGATTTTGGAACCACGTATTCGGGTATTGCCTACGCTTTCTCCAACGACAAAGTCGGCTTGCCTGTTTCCATCGATAATTGGCCCG gagaagagggcagGCGTCCTGTCAAAATCCCTACGCTGGCCTATTATGACAGTTCGGATTCCAGCAAATTCTCCTGGGGCGCAAAAGCCGGTGCTTCAGCCAGCAGAGTTGCCGCGGtcaagcttctcctcgaTCCCTCACAGCCACGACCAAAATATCTTCCTGATCTCGACGCTGAGG TGCCGGCTGTTTGGTCAGACGCTGCTAAGAATGCCACACTGCAG GCAGCCGAGTTGGCAGGTCTCAATCCTGTTCACTTAATCAAGGAGCCAGAGGCGGCAGCTTTGTGGACTACCAAGCAGCTAGACATCGCCCTTCTTCCAGACGACGCATTCGTCGTTTGcgacgctggtggtggcacAGTTGATCTGATCTCATACCAAGTCGAGGAGACGCTGCCACACATTCGCGTCAAGGAACTTGTACCAGGCACGG GCGGACTGGCCGGATCCCTAGGCCTCAACCAGCGCTTCGATGATGCCGTTAGACGCCTTGTGGGCAAGGAGCAGTGGAGGGTGCTACAGTCAAGTAAAGGTTATAACTATGCGGCTAAATACTTTGATAGAGATGTCAAGAGGAACTTCATGAAcagagaagacgatgagtactttgtttctttccctATGGCTAAACTCCGAAACGATCCTGATCGTGGCCTGGAGTCGAATTGTTGGGCGATGGCGAG GGAAGATACGAAGGTTATATTCGATCCTATAATCCAAGAGGTTCTCTCTTTAATCGAGGGGCAAGTCGAAGGGGCAAAGGCTAAACTAGGGGGTAAAAGCCCAAAG TATATATTCCTGGTCGGTGGATTTGGCGCCAGTCTGTATTTGCTACAACGGGTTGTGGAAAAGTATCCCGATATCCAAGTTTTGCAACCACCCGAGGCTTGGGCCGCTATTGCCAA GGGCGCCGCACTCTACAAAATGTCAAACCGAGCGATTGTAACGAGTTCGTCAGCAACCCGTCACTACGGAGTCTCGACTTGGGGCCTCTATGATGAGTCTCGTGACAGAGGTCAACCTACATTACCATTCAAGGATGATACCATCAGAACCGAAATA ATGCAATGGTACATCAATATCGGAGACGATCTCTTAAGACACAGGCAAATCAAATTTCCGTTTTGTCGGAAACTTGACGAGGGCTACACCTCTGATGGCCTTCGATTCACAGACCATCTTTATGAATGTGAAAATGA CCCAGCCCCTGTGCATCCTTTGAAGGTCGGAACATTCCGTATTAACTGCACCATTACCTCTGATTTCTCCGGGGCTCCACGGGACAAGTTCGTCAAGAAAACAA ATAAATGCGGACAAGTATA CTATGAATTGAGTTATGACCTGGTTTTAACATTAGACGGTGCTCTAATGAAGCTTTCcctggagatggatgggCAATCCTATGGGTCAGTGGAGGCCAAGTATCATATATAA